CTTTATCTCTTGCACAGAGGAAAAAGCCGGGTTTGTCTTCTGCTGCACTTTAAGCATTTCCAATGCGCTTATGGGCTGAAAAAATTCGATGGCCGAAGGTTTGATGTTAAGCGGCTCCATGTTGTCGAACAGTTTTCCCCTCTCAATGCCCTCACCCGGATCCAAAGCCTTGTCCTCATCCGGCATAAAAATAGTAACTTGCCCCAGTTTTGATTTATGTGTTCTGTTTAGCTCAATTTCAATCTCCGTTATTACTCCCAGAGTTCCGTCAGAGCCTACTCTAAATAAATCTATCATATCCATGGCAGGCTTGTTGCAGTATCCTGAAGTATTCTTCTTCACATCAGGCATTTTATATTTCGGAAGTTCACCCGAAATTTTCCTTTCCCGCTCTCCGGTTACAAGGGTAAACCCTCAGCCTTCAGAGACAATATTTCTCCCTCTTGCCATGGCTTAAAACATCTCCATTCGCAAGAACCACTCTTATGGCTGTCCACATGATCTCTTGAAAGGGAACCGTATCACCAAAACTTTTTGCACCTGAAGCATTGCATGATACCATACCGCCTATGGATGCAGACGCCTCGGTAGGGTCAGTTGAATAAAACCATTCATTTTTTCGCCATATGTTCCAAGGCATCTTTTGATTCCTTGCCCCAATCCGTCGTTATAAATGACTTGTTAAGCAGGTATTTTCTGATTTCGGCAAGAAGAACACCTGGCTGTACACTTAAAAAGAACCTGTCCTGCTTTTTATCGTACCTTGCTCCAATTACACTGTTCATCCTGCTCAGATTTATAACATGTCCTCCCATGGGAACCGCAGAAGCGGCAAGCCCAGTGCGCGCTCCTTGTATAGTTATAGGCACACATTTAGAAGCACATTCTTTAACCGATGCCATAATTTCTTCT
Above is a window of Sedimentibacter sp. MB35-C1 DNA encoding:
- a CDS encoding FAD-binding protein; amino-acid sequence: MASVKECASKCVPITIQGARTGLAASAVPMGGHVINLSRMNSVIGARYDKKQDRFFLSVQPGVLLAEIRKYLLNKSFITTDWGKESKDALEHMAKK